The following are encoded together in the Armatimonadota bacterium genome:
- a CDS encoding NTP transferase domain-containing protein produces the protein MKGIIIVGGLGSRLRPMTRVTNKHLLPVWRFPMVYYPLHSLVDAGVRDILIVTGGNSPGDFLELLHDGSDFGLRQLYFAYQAQPRGIADALRCAEHFVGGDSCILMLGDNILNGSIRPHVERFQEQGAGMRILLKQVPDPQRFGVPELDAQGNIVRVIEKPQSPPSPYAVIGVYMMDAQVWEILPTLELSERNQYEITDVQNEYLRRGQLRYDVIECDWSDAGTPESLYRATQLAHDSDFQPPAELAE, from the coding sequence ATGAAGGGCATCATCATCGTCGGAGGGCTGGGCAGCCGTCTGCGACCCATGACGCGGGTGACCAACAAGCACCTGCTCCCCGTCTGGCGATTCCCCATGGTCTACTACCCGCTGCACTCGCTCGTGGATGCGGGCGTGCGCGATATTCTCATCGTCACCGGAGGCAACAGTCCCGGCGATTTCCTTGAGCTTCTGCACGACGGCAGCGACTTCGGCCTGCGACAGTTGTATTTCGCCTACCAGGCCCAGCCGCGCGGCATCGCCGACGCGCTGCGCTGCGCCGAGCATTTCGTGGGCGGTGATTCCTGCATTCTCATGCTGGGCGACAACATTCTCAACGGCAGTATTCGCCCCCACGTGGAGCGCTTCCAGGAGCAGGGCGCGGGCATGCGCATTCTGCTCAAGCAGGTACCCGACCCACAACGTTTCGGGGTCCCGGAACTGGACGCGCAGGGCAATATCGTGCGGGTGATCGAGAAACCCCAGAGCCCGCCCTCCCCGTATGCCGTCATCGGCGTCTACATGATGGACGCGCAGGTGTGGGAGATTCTCCCAACCCTCGAGCTGTCGGAACGCAACCAGTACGAGATCACCGACGTGCAGAATGAGTACCTGCGGCGGGGGCAGTTGCGGTACGATGTGATCGAATGCGACTGGTCAGACGCAGGAACCCCCGAGAGCCTCTACCGGGCGACGCAGCTGGCCCACGATAGCGACTTTCAACCCCCTGCGGAGCTGGCGGAGTAG
- a CDS encoding FAD-dependent oxidoreductase — translation MAQHVTLPAVDVPVVEEVDVLVCGGGPAGTAAAYAAAKLGARTLLVERYNCLGGLATGGLVLVIPRFRDSGRQIIGGIGLEFRDRLLHEGEAVMRSSEESSWYFDPEGMKSVSVDLLREARAEILLHSWCSDVVMQDGKIDAVVAVSKAGKQAFRAKMLVDTTGDLDLGHAAGAEFEKSDFGIGVCFRLGGVDVPKWQQARREDAQRISELHERIRVAGGWEGFLGLSPMACEKTQAGVVWGNNQVVTTGDALDPWELTRIEMKGRDATRTAVKMLREEMPGFEHCWLIDIAPQIGVRYSRRLMGSYVITGKDAAEYDFRHPDSVARGNDFRKEGIAFDIPRQSLVSRNVPNLLSAGRSLSCDHEAQEPMREIHVCWTSGQGAGVVAALAADRNMNPAEVPIEDIRKELIRQGAVVGGPEQ, via the coding sequence ATGGCTCAGCATGTGACCCTTCCCGCCGTTGATGTGCCCGTGGTCGAAGAAGTGGATGTCCTCGTGTGCGGTGGTGGACCGGCGGGGACTGCCGCCGCATACGCCGCCGCGAAACTCGGGGCGCGGACCCTGCTCGTAGAGCGTTACAACTGCCTGGGCGGCCTCGCGACCGGCGGCCTCGTTCTCGTCATCCCGCGATTCCGTGATTCCGGACGACAGATCATCGGCGGCATCGGCCTCGAGTTCCGCGATCGCCTGCTCCACGAGGGCGAGGCGGTGATGCGCAGCTCTGAGGAGAGCTCCTGGTACTTCGACCCCGAGGGCATGAAGTCTGTCTCCGTGGACCTCTTGCGTGAAGCCAGGGCTGAGATCCTCCTGCACAGCTGGTGCTCCGACGTGGTCATGCAGGATGGGAAGATCGACGCGGTGGTTGCCGTCTCCAAGGCGGGCAAGCAGGCTTTCCGAGCCAAGATGCTCGTAGACACCACGGGCGATCTCGATCTCGGCCATGCCGCCGGCGCGGAGTTCGAGAAGTCGGACTTCGGCATCGGCGTCTGCTTCCGTCTCGGCGGAGTCGATGTCCCGAAATGGCAGCAGGCCCGTCGTGAGGACGCCCAGCGGATCTCCGAACTGCACGAGCGTATCCGTGTCGCCGGCGGCTGGGAGGGCTTCCTGGGGTTGAGTCCCATGGCCTGCGAGAAGACCCAGGCGGGGGTTGTCTGGGGCAATAACCAGGTGGTCACTACCGGCGACGCGCTGGACCCGTGGGAACTCACGCGCATCGAGATGAAAGGACGCGACGCTACGCGCACTGCGGTGAAGATGCTGCGCGAGGAGATGCCGGGCTTTGAGCACTGCTGGCTCATTGACATCGCACCACAGATCGGGGTGCGCTACAGCCGCCGGCTTATGGGCAGTTACGTGATCACCGGCAAGGACGCTGCGGAGTACGACTTCCGGCATCCTGACTCGGTGGCGCGGGGCAATGACTTCCGCAAGGAGGGTATCGCCTTCGACATCCCGCGGCAATCGCTGGTGAGCCGCAATGTGCCGAACCTTCTCTCTGCGGGGCGCAGCCTGTCCTGCGATCACGAGGCGCAGGAGCCGATGCGCGAGATCCATGTCTGCTGGACTTCCGGGCAGGGCGCGGGGGTTGTGGCGGCGCTCGCGGCCGACCGGAACATGAACCCGGCGGAAGTGCCGATAGAAGACATTCGCAAGGAGCTTATCAGACAGGGCGCAGTCGTCGGCGGGCCCGAACAATAG
- a CDS encoding type II secretion system protein has protein sequence MSRTGTGFTLTELLVVLAIISLLVSLLIPVVSRARNLAQRTTCMSNLRQIGTAFAMYMTDYDDCFPNADDPALWMGRRWRWPLATYLYQGLRRDPAAPNDPNRSVKVSANILVCPSDPLAPERWDHTSYAYSAAFYHTPAQVNVMTTTDLYGPGSPPCVTQSLAGVVFPAQKVLVAEWLAPHSQVMDGWWQWDGARNYLFVDGHAKYLAASSLRPAVTGLPDPNLTRDGIAGFDVYAGPTP, from the coding sequence GTGAGCCGCACGGGAACAGGTTTCACATTGACGGAGCTCCTGGTGGTGCTGGCGATCATCAGCCTTCTGGTGTCGCTGCTGATTCCCGTGGTCTCGAGGGCGCGCAACTTGGCGCAGAGGACCACCTGCATGTCCAATCTGCGGCAGATCGGCACCGCTTTCGCGATGTATATGACGGACTATGACGACTGTTTTCCTAACGCCGACGACCCGGCCCTGTGGATGGGCAGGCGCTGGCGCTGGCCGCTGGCTACCTACCTGTACCAGGGACTGCGCCGCGATCCGGCAGCGCCCAACGACCCGAACCGCTCGGTGAAAGTCAGCGCCAACATTCTCGTCTGTCCCAGCGATCCGCTGGCGCCGGAGCGATGGGATCATACATCGTACGCATACAGTGCAGCGTTCTATCACACACCCGCCCAGGTGAATGTGATGACGACCACCGACCTGTACGGCCCGGGCAGTCCTCCATGCGTGACCCAGTCTCTTGCGGGCGTGGTGTTTCCGGCTCAGAAGGTGCTGGTGGCCGAATGGCTGGCTCCCCATTCGCAGGTGATGGACGGGTGGTGGCAGTGGGACGGGGCGCGCAATTATCTCTTCGTCGATGGACACGCGAAATACCTGGCTGCGTCTTCCCTGCGACCCGCTGTGACGGGTCTTCCCGACCCGAATCTGACAAGAGACGGGATTGCCGGTTTCGATGTATACGCCGGGCCCACTCCGTGA
- the pdxT gene encoding pyridoxal 5'-phosphate synthase glutaminase subunit PdxT — protein MKFRVGVLSLQGDFREHVAAMSELDCDAAAVKTVQDVLACDGLIIPGGESTTIGKLCDRFGVGDAIRELHAQGKPIWGTCAGAILLAKEIVGSDQWRLGLMDIEVARNAFGRQVDSFETDLECAEIHGGPVRAVFIRAPYITRVFGDTRVMSTFRDRIVMARQGTLLASAFHPELTSDRRVQQYFLDMVSQARG, from the coding sequence ATGAAGTTCCGCGTGGGAGTACTATCCCTCCAGGGGGATTTCCGCGAGCACGTGGCCGCCATGTCCGAACTTGACTGCGACGCGGCCGCGGTGAAGACGGTGCAAGACGTGCTGGCCTGCGACGGCCTGATCATACCGGGCGGCGAGAGCACCACCATTGGCAAGCTGTGCGACCGCTTCGGCGTGGGCGACGCGATCCGCGAACTCCACGCCCAGGGCAAGCCGATCTGGGGCACCTGCGCCGGCGCAATCCTTCTGGCAAAGGAGATCGTCGGGAGCGACCAGTGGCGCCTGGGCCTGATGGACATCGAGGTCGCCCGGAACGCCTTCGGGCGGCAAGTGGACAGTTTCGAGACGGACCTGGAATGCGCGGAGATCCACGGCGGGCCGGTGCGCGCCGTCTTCATCCGCGCCCCGTATATCACCCGCGTGTTCGGGGATACGCGGGTCATGTCCACCTTCCGCGACCGCATCGTGATGGCGCGGCAGGGAACCCTGCTGGCCTCTGCCTTTCACCCGGAGTTGACTTCAGACCGACGGGTGCAGCAGTATTTTCTGGACATGGTGTCCCAGGCCCGCGGGTGA
- a CDS encoding vitamin B12-dependent ribonucleotide reductase — protein MVSDTDGTRIELSENAITVLERRYLKRDEHGKAVETPMDMFRRVAGNIAQADAHYGASPAEVDERAAEFLGIMLRREFMPNSPTLMNAGREFQQLSACFVLPVEDSMESIFETVKNTALIHKSGGGTGFSFSRLRPKDDIVSSTKGVSSGPLSFMQVFDAATEAIKQGGTRRGANMAVLRVDHPDIREFIQVKNDLTKLTNFNISVGLTEEFMRKVRIDGTYELINPRNGEAVESVRAREIFDLIVDCAWETGEPGIIFLDRMNAANPTPAVGEIESTNPCGEQPLLPYESCNLGSINLGLMTKGPVLSAEIDWERLRSAVHTAVRFLDNVIDMNSFPLELIAERTRANRKIGLGIMGFADLLIQMGVPYNTEKAVDVAQSVMKFVRDEARAASEQLAEERGVFPNWDQSVFNSGSPRKQRNATTTTIAPTGTISMIAGCSSGCEPLFAVAFTRRVLDGDELVEVSPLFEQVAKDRGFYTPELVREIAARGSLADIAAVPPDVRKVFVTAHDVTPEWHVRIQAAFQLYTDNAVSKTVNFPHDATREQVAEVYNLAYDLGCKGVTIYRDGCRENQVLSTGATEKAHAPAASPITEPRARPDLITGTTRAMVTGCGKLYITINEDEAGPFEVFGNMGKAGGCAASQTEAVARLISLALRSGIKPEHVVQQLKGISCHMPAWLPGGGKILSCADAFGKALERCIRPDGGQLSIDFNGDSFGHLGACPECGGPLYHESGCILCHDCGYSQCD, from the coding sequence ATGGTCTCGGACACCGACGGAACACGTATCGAATTGTCGGAGAACGCCATCACGGTTCTCGAGCGCCGCTATCTCAAGCGCGATGAGCACGGGAAGGCCGTGGAGACTCCGATGGACATGTTCCGCCGCGTCGCCGGGAACATCGCGCAGGCCGACGCCCACTATGGCGCCAGCCCGGCGGAAGTGGATGAACGCGCCGCAGAGTTCCTCGGGATCATGCTGCGCCGGGAGTTCATGCCCAACAGCCCCACACTCATGAATGCCGGGCGCGAGTTCCAGCAGCTCTCCGCCTGCTTCGTGCTCCCCGTGGAAGATTCCATGGAGAGCATCTTCGAGACCGTGAAGAACACCGCGCTCATCCACAAGAGCGGCGGCGGCACCGGCTTCTCCTTCTCCCGCCTGCGGCCGAAGGATGACATCGTCAGTTCTACCAAGGGCGTCTCCAGTGGTCCGCTGTCCTTCATGCAGGTCTTCGATGCCGCCACGGAGGCCATCAAACAGGGCGGCACCCGGCGCGGTGCGAACATGGCCGTGCTCCGCGTGGATCACCCGGACATCCGCGAGTTCATCCAGGTCAAGAACGACCTGACCAAGCTCACGAATTTCAACATCTCCGTGGGCCTGACCGAAGAGTTCATGCGCAAGGTCCGAATCGACGGAACGTACGAACTCATCAACCCTCGCAACGGCGAGGCAGTGGAGAGTGTGCGTGCCCGGGAGATCTTCGATCTCATCGTGGACTGCGCCTGGGAAACCGGCGAGCCGGGGATCATCTTCCTGGACCGGATGAACGCAGCGAACCCCACCCCTGCCGTGGGCGAGATTGAGAGCACCAACCCCTGCGGCGAGCAGCCCCTCCTGCCGTATGAGTCCTGCAATCTCGGTTCCATCAATCTTGGCCTGATGACGAAGGGGCCGGTGCTGTCCGCGGAGATTGACTGGGAACGGCTCCGTTCTGCGGTGCACACCGCCGTGCGGTTCCTGGACAATGTCATCGACATGAACAGCTTCCCGCTGGAACTCATCGCGGAGCGGACCCGGGCGAACCGCAAGATCGGCCTGGGCATCATGGGCTTCGCCGACTTGCTCATCCAGATGGGTGTGCCGTACAACACCGAGAAAGCTGTGGATGTGGCCCAGTCGGTGATGAAGTTCGTACGCGACGAAGCCCGGGCGGCATCCGAGCAATTGGCCGAAGAGCGCGGGGTCTTCCCCAACTGGGACCAGAGCGTTTTCAACAGCGGCAGTCCCCGCAAGCAGCGCAACGCCACCACAACAACCATTGCGCCCACCGGCACCATCAGCATGATTGCCGGTTGCTCCAGCGGTTGCGAGCCTCTGTTCGCCGTGGCCTTCACCCGGCGCGTCCTCGACGGTGACGAACTGGTGGAAGTGAGTCCACTGTTCGAGCAAGTGGCCAAGGATCGGGGCTTCTACACGCCGGAACTGGTGCGGGAGATTGCGGCGCGCGGTTCGCTGGCGGACATCGCTGCAGTGCCGCCAGACGTGCGCAAGGTGTTCGTCACCGCCCACGATGTGACGCCGGAGTGGCACGTGCGCATCCAGGCGGCCTTCCAGCTGTACACGGATAATGCGGTCAGCAAGACCGTGAACTTCCCGCACGACGCCACCCGCGAACAGGTGGCCGAGGTCTACAATCTGGCTTACGACCTGGGCTGCAAGGGGGTCACCATCTACCGCGACGGGTGCCGGGAGAACCAGGTGCTCAGCACCGGGGCAACCGAGAAGGCTCATGCACCAGCTGCATCGCCCATCACCGAACCCCGCGCTCGTCCAGACCTGATCACCGGTACAACCCGCGCAATGGTTACCGGCTGCGGGAAACTGTATATCACCATCAACGAAGACGAGGCTGGGCCCTTCGAGGTCTTCGGCAACATGGGCAAGGCCGGCGGCTGCGCGGCGAGCCAGACCGAGGCCGTCGCTCGCCTCATCTCACTGGCATTGCGCTCGGGGATCAAGCCCGAGCACGTGGTCCAGCAGCTGAAGGGGATCAGTTGCCACATGCCCGCCTGGCTGCCTGGAGGAGGGAAGATCCTGTCGTGTGCGGATGCTTTCGGGAAGGCTCTCGAGCGGTGCATCCGCCCAGACGGCGGCCAGCTTTCCATCGACTTCAATGGCGACAGCTTCGGGCATCTCGGCGCATGTCCGGAATGCGGCGGGCCGCTGTACCACGAATCCGGCTGCATCCTGTGCCACGACTGCGGATATTCGCAATGTGATTGA